The nucleotide window CGCAAGGAAGCGAACCTCAATCAGTAGATCAAGAATCTTGAATTGGCAAAGATACAACGATTTCCAGCTTCGCTCGGTAGATGTCCAAAATTCGATACGGATATCCTTAATCAGAGGATGACAGCAAATCTACATTTAAAGTCCCGTGTTGCGATTTAGAATTTTTTCTCTCCCCTGCAAAATCTATATTATCTGAGATGTCCCATAATCTTGGAAAGGTCATAGTCTCACGAACTGATCATATCGGAGATGTTGTTCTCGCTCTGCCGGTTTTTGCGTCGCTGAAGAAGTGTTTCCCTGAAAGGCGTGCGATAGCGCTCGTCAGTAACTATACCGCTGATGTGGTTCGTTCTTCCCCGTTCGTCGACGATGTGATAACTTACGATCCGAATGAATCGATCTTCTTAACGTGGAAGAAATTAAAGAAGATTGAAGCGAACGCAATAGTGATTCTCTTCCCAAGATTTAAAATTGCCGCAGCAAGTTTTCTCGCGGGCATCCCAGTTCGTATCGGCACTGCTTACCGTTTGTATTCATTTCTGCTGAACAGAAGAATCCGTGAACACAGGAAATATTCCGTAAAAAGTGAGTCCGAGTATAATCTGACTCTCGTAGAAGTTTTAGGATGCAAAGAAAAAATCTTTGACACGACTTTGAATATTAATGAGGCTGCTTTAGATAGTATCGATGTCTTTCTTGGTAAGAACTGTCTGACAAAGTTTATAGTGGTTCACCCCGGCAGTGGAGGTTCTGCATTTGAATGGGGACCCGACAATTTTCGCGGAATAGTCAAAACAATTACAAACGACCTCGGGTTGAACGTGGTCGTGACCGGAACGGTGCAAGAGAATTTATTGTGCAAAAATATATCCGAGGGAATCGGAAACGCAATAAACACAGCAGGTCGCTTCTCAATGCTGGAATTCATCGCCCTTTTGTCAAAAGCTGAGCTGTTCATTTCAAATTCTACCGGGCCGCTCCATCTTGCCGCAGCCGTCGGTACTCCCCTGATAGGGATTTATCCAAACGGCAAACCCATGGCACCGGTCAGATGGATGCCGCTGACTGATAAAAAAATAATCTTGGTCCCCAAAGACGGTTCGAACAATTTATCTCTAATTCCTGTCGGCGAAGTAACGGAAGCCGTCCGTAAGCTCATGAATATTGAACCAAGATGAAGAGGTGCTTGTCGTTTTCTCTCGTCGTCATCTTGATTCCGGGACTTTTCCTGACAATTTCAGATCCCGGTTACAAGGGTGTTTCGCCGAGCCCCGATACGCTGTCGAACATATCCGAAAATCCGGATGATACTTTTCGGATTCTCTCCAATACCGCGTTCGCTGCCGGGGAAAAACTTGATTATGACATCTCTTACGGCCCGATAGTCGCCGGAAGCGCGACAATCCTGACATCGTCGTACGAATCATACAATAACCGCAAGTGTTATAAGGTTGAATTCACAATGCGCTCCGCAAAGTTCTTCGATATTTTTTTCAAAGTCAGGGATACCTACTCATCCATCATAGATGCGGAGGGACTTTTCCCCTGGAAATTTGAGCAGCACCAAAAAGAGGGTGGCTACAAAAAAGACTTCGAAGCATGGTTTGACCAGGGAAATCATGTGGCGAAGACAAGCGAAGGCGGCCCGTACAGCATACCTCCGTACACCCAGGACGCAGTGAGCACATTTTTTTATGCGAGGACTCTTAATTACGATACGATGCAGGTCGGGCAGAAGGTCCACTTCACAAATTTTTATCAAGACAAGGTTTATCCACTGGATGTAGAATACTTAGGACTGCAGGACGTGGAAACGAAAGCCGGAAAGTTTCATTGCCAGATGATCGAGCCTGTCATAGTAAAAGGTGGCTTGTTCAGGAACACCGGCAAAATAGTCGTCTGGATTACCAACGATTCACTTAAGGTTCCGGTGAAAGTTCAAACTCAGGTCACGATTGGTTCCGTGGTCGCCGAACTAGTGGGCTACAGCGGGTTAGACGGAGTAATGACTTCAAAGTTTTAGAAATGAATTTCGCTGAACAGCCTCTATCCCAGCCCGCTGAATCTGATGGCACGAAATACAAACCCGTTGCGTTTGCATTAATCTCTCTGTTAGTAGTATTCTTCCTATATCAAATAGTTGGTGGCGGGATCGTTCTTTATCTCTTTGGAAACTTCACGGTCGGCAAAGAAACATTGCCGCTGCAGCTTGCCATGATGCTCGCGGAAATTCTGTTTATTTTGATCCCAACTTTCTTTCTCGCAAAGCTCCAGACAAAAACTTGGGGACGCTTTCTCCGGCTCCGCAAGACCGACCTGTACTACATCGGACTTGCGGTAATCGGAGTTATAGCCTTGCAGCAGCTCTTAGAAATCTATCTCTACTTACAGGACCTAATACCACTGCCTCACCAGATCAAACATTTAATTGACCAGTTCCAAAAGACGATCGAAGAAACATACAAAGTTCTCTTGACTGCACGTTCGCCTGTGGAATTCTCTTTTGTGGTCCTGGCGGTCGCGGTAACGCCTGCAATTTGCGAAGAAACTCTTTTCCGCGGATTGGTACAGTCAAATTTCGAGTTGAAAATGTCTAAAACAAAAGCAATAATATGGACTGGAGTAATTTTCGGCGCGTACCATCTCAATCCGTTTGATTTCGTCGCATTATGCGTTCTTGGAATCTACCTGAGCTACCTCGTATCCGTAAGCGGAAGCATTATAGTCCCGGTGGTCGCCCATTTCACAAACAATTTCGTTTCTACGCTAATTTTATATAAATTTAATAAGGAGAGTGTAATAGCCCCGGCGGATCAAAAGCTCGGAGCTGGATATATCATTGCATGGTCATTAGTTCTTTTCCTAATTTTTGTGGCAACGACAACATCGATGGTTAACTACAGCAAATCGCGGTCCTTGCCCGGCGAAAATGGGTCCGGCGGATCGGGATAGGAGGCAAAAGCAATCTATTCGAATTGTGGATATGCTCGCACGGATGATTTCTCAGATCATTTGCAGTGCACAAAGGAACCGGCATGGCACCAGTAGAGCGATGCAGTAACTGCGGGGCCGAATTAGACACCGACGTTTTCTTGTACTGCAAGAATTGTGGAGCATTAAACAACAAACGAGCCTCGGACCAAGGGATCGTTTGTGACACACATATAGATAACCGCGCAATCGGTTTCTGCGTCGTGTGCGGACATGCAGTATGCGAAGAATGCGCCGAAAACATCGGCAACAAAATCCTCTGCAGCGATCTGGAGCATCGCGAATATCTGGAAAAATGGAAAGTGCTCCACACGTTCGACTTTGAATATGAAGCTGCGATGCTATATGCAAACCTTGAGCAGCGCGGCATCGAGACGATAGTTTTTTCAAAGGTAAATCCTGATACCACCGAGGCCATGGTACGTCCTACTCTTGTCGAAGTACTTGTACATTCGCAAAAGTACGAGAGTGCAATAGAAATCAGAAAATTACTCGGCCTCTCCGACGAGAACGAGGAGAATGATTCATAATGTCAAACCTGACTACCCGTGTCCTTGTAGCCGTAATAGCTATTCCCCTGATCGTCGCCGCTTCTTATCTCGGCGGGACTTATTTCTTTTTGTTCACCACCGCATTGATTGTCATCTCAACAAACGAATTTTATTCTCTCGCTAAAAAGAAAAATCTCGAACCATTGGCGCCGTTAGGGATAATACTGGCCGGGGTTGTGAATGCAATTGCTTACGCCTTTGGATTGGGTCTTGCGGTGGAGTTCATGGTCCTGATGATCGCTATAGTCCTGCTATATGAATTATCAAGAAAGAGAACCGATGGAGTGAAAGGAACATTCGAGAACGTCGGGAGCACTCTTACCGGGATTTTCTACATCGGATTCTTTGGAGCGATATTAACTACAATCCGACAGCGATACGGAATAGAGAACGTTTTTCCTGACGACAGGGACGCGGGACTCTACGTAATCACAATCTTTGCTACCATCTGGATTTGTGACTCTGCAGCCTACTTCGTCGGGAAGTCGGCAGGAAAACATAAGATGAGTAAGTTCGTGAGCCCGAACAAAACATGGGAAGGCGCAATCGCCGGGTTTGTCTTTGCGACAGCGACGCCAGCTGCCGCGCATTTCTCAGTGCTGCGCCACCTCGACATGAGGCTTGCTTTGGGAACCGGCATCATTGTCGGCATACTGGGACAAGCCGGTGATTTTGTCGAATCGCTTTTCAAAAGAGACGCCGGCGCAAAAGATTCTTCGGAGATGATTCCCGGGCACGGCGGCGTCCTCGATAGATTCGACAGTCTCCTCTTCTCGGCTCCGTTCATTTACCTGATGTTGAAGCATTTCCAATGAAAGGGTTAACCTACAAAGGTTCGGAACGATTCGGCTAACTACGGGCATTCATGCATTTACATCGTGGTTGCCGGATCGACGTCGGCAAAGAAACTTACCCAGTTGCCGTAATTTCTTTTTAGATCGAAATCTATCTCGTCGAGAACTCTTTCCAATCTTTCCGTGGCTCTGTCAAGCTGCTTGCTCATCTTTATGACAATTTGAAATCTGAATTTGCCGAGAAGCCTTCCGATCATCGCCGGCGCAGGACCCAGAACCGCTATCACCGGAAGTTCCTTTCTAATTTTTCTTGCGGCTTTTTCCGCCGCATCGCCGGTCTTGGGCATATCCTTCCCTCTGAACTCTAGTACTACCATCCGCGAAAATGGAGGGTAGCTTAGCTCCCGGCGGACTTCAATTTCTTTTTGATAAAATCCCAAATAATCGTGCGAGCCTACAAACCGCAGAACATCATCTTTGCTGTTCGAGACCTGAATTATGACTTCACCTTCCTTCTCGCGTCTCCCTGCTCTTCCGGAGACTTGTGTCAGGAGCTGAAACGTTCGTTCGTTCGATCTGAAATCAGGCATGAGCATGGTGGAGTCCGCGGAAACAACTCCGACGAGCGTCACCCGCGGAAAATCGAGCCCCTTCGCAACCAGCTGCGTCCCGACGAGGATGTCCGCTTCTCCGCTGCCGAACTCGGACAGGATTCTGTCGTGCGCTCCGCGTGGCGAAGTCGTGTCTAGGTCCATACGCAATATTTTTGCTTCCGGGAAAAGTGCGCTCATTTCTTCTTCTACTTTCTGGGTGCCCGTTCCGCCGTAAATGAGCTTGTCGCTTGCGCATTTAGGACATCGTACCGGCGGCTCCTTGACAAAGCCGCAGTAGTGGCATCTCAGATGTTTTCTTCTCTTATGAAATGTGAGAGCAACATCGCAATTCGGACACATTTCAGTCGCGCCGCATTCGCTGCACTGCAGGTACGTGAAAAACCCACGGCGATTTCTGAGTATGATAATTCCTTCCCTTTTTGAAAGCCTATCGTCAATTTTCGACTTCAGCTCATCGCAAAAGCTGCCGAAGACCAACTTATTTCTTCTCTTTTCTTTCATGTCGACAATCTCGATCTTCGGCATCCTTGCATTGTCAATCCTGTCTGGAAGATTAAGCAGTTTGTATTTCCCGCTCGACGAATTGTAAAATGATTCCACCGATGGAGTAGCGCTGCCGAGGAGCGCAACCGCTTTGTTTATCGAGCAGCGCATCACGGCAACATCGCGGGCATTATACCGAGGACTCGTGTCGCTCTGTTTATAGCTCGATTCATGCTCCTCATCCACCACGATCAGTCCAAGATCTCTTACCGGAGCAAACACCGCACTGCGCGCCCCGATAACAACTTTCGCTTCTCCTCTTTCGATTCTGCGCCATGAATCGTACCGCTCTCCGAGAGACATGCGGCTATGCAGCACAGCAATGGTCTCACCGAAACGCTGTTCAAACCTTGCAACAATTTGCGGCGTGAGGGAAATCTCCGGCACAAGCACAATGGCGCTTTTCCCCTGCTTCATCGCGAGATCGATTGATTCAATGTAGACCTGCGTCTTTCCGCTTCCAGTGACCCCATGAAGCAAAAATGCGGCATAGTTGTTTCCACATACCTCCTGCGATATTTCGTTTATCACATCTCTCTGATTCTGGGTCAGGTCGAATTCCTTTTCAGCCTCACGGTAATTGAATTCAGGTTTCCTATAGCTCTCTTTGCCGTAAAGCTCGATGATCCCTTTTTCACACAAAGCCAGGAGTGAACTCATGCTTCCTTTCGATTGTGCGAGGAGCTCGGAAACGCTTACTCCGCCTTCTGAAATTCTTATCAAGTGAGTGAGCTTGAGCAAAATCTCAGATTGCTTCGTCGCGCGCTTGTCGAGTTCGTTTAAAACTACCTTTAATTTTTCCGGTGACTCATATCCTCCCTTGAACTGTACATAATTTTCGTATTTGATCGAGACACGAGGATCCGTGATTTTTTCCACCAATTCCACTATTCCATCCGTTTTCATCTTTCCCAGATGATATCTCAGACCGCTCGCCCCAACTTTTTTCCTAATTTGTTTCACCGTTAACTCTCTCGGGGTTGAAAGTGCCTGCAGAATCTTTTTCCGAGTCTCGTTTTTCTCAGTCGCACTCGTTTTCAGAAGTCTAACTACCTGCGCACTCTCGATCGATGTGCCAGTTGGAGTTGCAGTCTTCAGCGCTTCGCCCCACGAGCTCAAATAGTAATCAGAAATCCAGCGCGTAAGCCGGAGAATATCTTCCGAAAAGGCCGGTTGATCATCCATAACATCATGGATCAATTTTATATCGGCAAGTTCGGAATGAGTGGAGAGCCCTACAACTACGCCAGTTAGGTATTTTCTTCTGAACGGCGCGACTACTCTCACGCCGACCTTTGCAGCGTCGGCGAGTTCACCGGATATTTCGTAAGTGAACTCCCGATGCACGGGAATTGGAAATGCGACATCGCAATACGTTCTTCCCGCCGACAGTGCCTTCAATTTCACTCCCTATTCAGTTCAGCGTTAAGCCTCTGCATTACTTCCGCCAGCGGAATATTTTTTGATTCGGAAATTCTCTTGCATTCCTCGAACTCGGCGGAGATTCTCTTCTTACCGTTGATGTTGCTTTCTTTCACCTGAACATCGCCGAAGCTCGTTTTGACCGTTTTCACTTCTCTGTGGACCTTCATTCTGCGTATGTTCCTAATACGAAGACCAAGCGTCGTCGTTTGTGAAAAAATCTCCGCCGCAATTCTATCCAAAAGGGTTTCTGGAATCAGGACCGACAGCATGAAACCGGGTCTTCCCTTTTTCATTATCACCGGCGTTACGAAGGCGTCGGTCGCCCCCAGACTTAGAACTTTTTCAATTACAAAGGGAATTACCTGCGGATTGATATCATCCACATTGGTTTCGACCAGGACTCCATGGTCCTCTTCGAGCTCGGATTTCAATTGCCCTATGATGAGCCTCAGAAGATTTGGAAGGCTTCCCAGCTCCCTCGTGCCAGATCCGTAACCTATCTTCTCGATTTCGATCGGTCGGTCTTTCAACACTCCGTTCGAGAGTGCAGAAACAATCGCAGCACCGGTCGGCGTAGTCAGTTCAAAAGGGATGTCGTTGAAGATGACGGGATAATCTTTCAGAATTTCAATCGCTGCAGGAGCGGGAACCGGCAACACACCGTGCCGAGCATCAATATAGCCGCCCGAGCCAAGGCGGATCGGCGAAGTATATATCGATTCTACGCCCGTGATCTCGATGCATATTGCCGCTCCGACAATATCAACTATCGAATCTGCTGCACCGACCTCATGAAAATGAATCTTGTCAACGGTGGTATCATGTATTTTTGCTTCCGCCTCGGCAAGTTTTGAGAAGACCGCCAGAGATTTAGATTTTACAAAATCAGAAAGACCGGAATTCTCAATTAGATGCTTTATTTCGAGGTAACTTTTCCCGTGCTCATGGTCTCCATGATGCTTGGAATGTTTATGGGAATTTTCGTGAAGGCTCGGCCCCAAATCGTCCACTTTTTCCACCCTACCGGAGACAACTACATCGACCTTTGTCGCAGTGATTCCGTTCCTGACAACCTTCTCTGCACGCAGTTCAACATTCCCGATGTTTAATCTTGCTATTTCACTTCTTAATCTGTTCACATCGACGCCGGAGGAAACAAAAGCTCCCAGAACCATATCACCCGCGATCCCGGCGAACGTATCAAAATATGCGATTCTCATTTTCTCTCCTTTAGCAGGCACGAAGAAAAAACAGAATTACGAACTCAGAAATCAGGCATGAACGATCGGCTTTGCGGCTTTGCATCTTTGTCCGGTCTCTCAATATTCGTCCTTTCCCGGCCTCGTCATAAGTTCGCGCACTGCTTTTTGCGGATCCTTTCCTTCGAAAAGGACCTTGTACACCTGTTCCATGATAGGCATCTCGACATCATATCTTTCCGCAAGCTTATGCGCGGCTTTCGCTGTGGGCACACCTTCGGCAACCATCTTTATCTCATCCAGCACGTCATCTAACTTTCTCCCAGCGGCAACCTGTTCGCCGACAAATCGATTTCTGCTGTAACGGCTCATGCATGTGACGATCAAATCGCCCATCCCTGCGAGACCCGAAAAAGTCTTGTGATGAGCACCAAGCGTTTCTCCCAATCTCGTAATCTCGACCATCCCGCGTGTCATCAACGCGGCTTTCGTATTATCGCCGTATCCTGCACCATCACTCATGCCTGCCGCCAGCGCGATGACATTCTTCAGCGCACCACACAACTCGACACCTTTCACATCGCGATTCAAATAGACCCTGAAATACGCATTCATAAAGATTTTTTGGACCTGTTCAGCGCTTCTCCGATGGTGGGAGGCCGCAACTATCGCCGTCGGCATCCTGCGGCTCACTTCTTCGGCATGGCTGGGTCCCGATAGGACGGCGTAATTTTCCGCCGGGCATTTGTTCAGTGTGGATTGCACAACCTCGGACATCGTGCAAAAAGTCGTGGCTTCGATTCCTTTTGCCGTGTTTATGAAAATCTTTTTTCGGAAATCCATATCAGAAATGTTCTCGAGTTGTTGGCGCAGAAACTGCGAAGGTATGGATGCTACAACCACTTCCGCCCCGGCAGCAGCCTTTTCTATGTCCGAAGTTATTTCAATTTCCTTCGGAATCGACACACCGTGCAGGTAAGTCGTGTTTTCTCTCGTCGAGGAAAGTAATTTCGCGTAATCCTCCATGTACGCCCACAGTGTAACCGCTAATCCGTTGTCATGAAGAAGAATTGACAGTGCCGTTCCCCAGCCGCCGGCACCAAGAACAGTAACTCTCATTTACCCAAATTTGTTGGAGACCCCGGCTGCGGATGATGAGATTTAGCTCTGTAAAAAAATCTTAGTTTCTCGAGACGATGTTCTCTTCCGTGCAGCAAACGACTTATGTTAGCACGATGATTGTAAATCAAAAATCCTGAGATAGCGATGCTGAAGAAAATCATGGAGTGATAATATTTGGTAGCCACGTCGAACACGTTTGCCCTGACAAACATCGCAAGTGGAAAAGCAACGGCGGCACTGACCGATCCGAGCGAAACGTACCTTGAACTGGCGACCACTACGGCAAAGACGCCGGCGGCGATCGCAACTTCGATCGGAGCAATACCGACCAGCATTCCTCCGGCTGTGGCTATTCCTTTTCCTCCTTTGAATCCAGCAAAGACCGTCCACGTATGGCCGAGGATTGCACTGATTCCAGCTATAATCTGCACCACCGTAAAATCCGAAAATGGAGTTGCATTGTCGAGCGGGAAATTTCCGTAAAACAATCGCGAGAGAACTACTGCGGCCAGAAAACCTTTCATTGCATCAAACAAGATCACGAAAACTCCCGGTCCCCAGCCAATCACCCGAATTACATTCGTGCCACCGGCATTCCCACTTCCATAATTTCGGATGTCGATCCCTTTGAGGGCTTTGGTAATAATGATACTTGTTGGAACCGAGCCCAACAAATAGCTCAAAAGCACCACTATGATAAGTGAAAACATCGATACTCCTTAAACAAACTAAAGTAGCTCTATGATGCTTGAAATGCAATGGAGGAAAATCTAAATGAACCGATGTGTCACGACAGAGCGTCTACCAGATCCCGGATTGTTTGCCCGTTAACGACTCTATTCTTAATTTCAGCAAAACGGCCTTGGCCAGCGCCGATTCATCATAAACAAGCGCAAACTCTGCACCATATTTCCTCATCAAGGCGTCGAAACCGTTCTTTTTTGATTCAATATCATCGTCTATCACGATCGTCCCTTTTCCCATAACCGAACGATATCTTGTCCCCCATTTACACGGTATTTCTCCTCTGATTGTCTCGCTTGGATACTCTATTTCAAAAGCCGCTTTAGGATTTCTTTTCAAAATTTCTATTTTCCTTCCTTCAGAGGCAGAATGGATATAGATATATCCGTCAACAAATGCATAATTGACGGGGACAATATATGCCTCACTATTATCTACAAGACCAAGCCGGCATATCTGGGAGTTGATTAGAATATCTTGCAGGAGATTGGGATCGGTTATCTCTTTATCGGTTCTTCTCATCTCATGGTCAGTTTCACCGTTTCCAGTTTTCTTCCGTCGCTCTTGAGAATTTGAAATTCGAGATCGTTCATTTGAATCCTTTCCCCTTGCATCGGAATCCTCCCCGCATGAGAAACT belongs to Candidatus Acidiferrales bacterium and includes:
- a CDS encoding glycosyltransferase family 9 protein yields the protein MSHNLGKVIVSRTDHIGDVVLALPVFASLKKCFPERRAIALVSNYTADVVRSSPFVDDVITYDPNESIFLTWKKLKKIEANAIVILFPRFKIAAASFLAGIPVRIGTAYRLYSFLLNRRIREHRKYSVKSESEYNLTLVEVLGCKEKIFDTTLNINEAALDSIDVFLGKNCLTKFIVVHPGSGGSAFEWGPDNFRGIVKTITNDLGLNVVVTGTVQENLLCKNISEGIGNAINTAGRFSMLEFIALLSKAELFISNSTGPLHLAAAVGTPLIGIYPNGKPMAPVRWMPLTDKKIILVPKDGSNNLSLIPVGEVTEAVRKLMNIEPR
- a CDS encoding DUF3108 domain-containing protein — encoded protein: MKRCLSFSLVVILIPGLFLTISDPGYKGVSPSPDTLSNISENPDDTFRILSNTAFAAGEKLDYDISYGPIVAGSATILTSSYESYNNRKCYKVEFTMRSAKFFDIFFKVRDTYSSIIDAEGLFPWKFEQHQKEGGYKKDFEAWFDQGNHVAKTSEGGPYSIPPYTQDAVSTFFYARTLNYDTMQVGQKVHFTNFYQDKVYPLDVEYLGLQDVETKAGKFHCQMIEPVIVKGGLFRNTGKIVVWITNDSLKVPVKVQTQVTIGSVVAELVGYSGLDGVMTSKF
- a CDS encoding type II CAAX endopeptidase family protein, whose product is MNFAEQPLSQPAESDGTKYKPVAFALISLLVVFFLYQIVGGGIVLYLFGNFTVGKETLPLQLAMMLAEILFILIPTFFLAKLQTKTWGRFLRLRKTDLYYIGLAVIGVIALQQLLEIYLYLQDLIPLPHQIKHLIDQFQKTIEETYKVLLTARSPVEFSFVVLAVAVTPAICEETLFRGLVQSNFELKMSKTKAIIWTGVIFGAYHLNPFDFVALCVLGIYLSYLVSVSGSIIVPVVAHFTNNFVSTLILYKFNKESVIAPADQKLGAGYIIAWSLVLFLIFVATTTSMVNYSKSRSLPGENGSGGSG
- a CDS encoding B-box zinc finger protein, whose amino-acid sequence is MAPVERCSNCGAELDTDVFLYCKNCGALNNKRASDQGIVCDTHIDNRAIGFCVVCGHAVCEECAENIGNKILCSDLEHREYLEKWKVLHTFDFEYEAAMLYANLEQRGIETIVFSKVNPDTTEAMVRPTLVEVLVHSQKYESAIEIRKLLGLSDENEENDS
- a CDS encoding phosphatidate cytidylyltransferase; translation: MSNLTTRVLVAVIAIPLIVAASYLGGTYFFLFTTALIVISTNEFYSLAKKKNLEPLAPLGIILAGVVNAIAYAFGLGLAVEFMVLMIAIVLLYELSRKRTDGVKGTFENVGSTLTGIFYIGFFGAILTTIRQRYGIENVFPDDRDAGLYVITIFATIWICDSAAYFVGKSAGKHKMSKFVSPNKTWEGAIAGFVFATATPAAAHFSVLRHLDMRLALGTGIIVGILGQAGDFVESLFKRDAGAKDSSEMIPGHGGVLDRFDSLLFSAPFIYLMLKHFQ
- the priA gene encoding primosomal protein N', whose translation is MKALSAGRTYCDVAFPIPVHREFTYEISGELADAAKVGVRVVAPFRRKYLTGVVVGLSTHSELADIKLIHDVMDDQPAFSEDILRLTRWISDYYLSSWGEALKTATPTGTSIESAQVVRLLKTSATEKNETRKKILQALSTPRELTVKQIRKKVGASGLRYHLGKMKTDGIVELVEKITDPRVSIKYENYVQFKGGYESPEKLKVVLNELDKRATKQSEILLKLTHLIRISEGGVSVSELLAQSKGSMSSLLALCEKGIIELYGKESYRKPEFNYREAEKEFDLTQNQRDVINEISQEVCGNNYAAFLLHGVTGSGKTQVYIESIDLAMKQGKSAIVLVPEISLTPQIVARFEQRFGETIAVLHSRMSLGERYDSWRRIERGEAKVVIGARSAVFAPVRDLGLIVVDEEHESSYKQSDTSPRYNARDVAVMRCSINKAVALLGSATPSVESFYNSSSGKYKLLNLPDRIDNARMPKIEIVDMKEKRRNKLVFGSFCDELKSKIDDRLSKREGIIILRNRRGFFTYLQCSECGATEMCPNCDVALTFHKRRKHLRCHYCGFVKEPPVRCPKCASDKLIYGGTGTQKVEEEMSALFPEAKILRMDLDTTSPRGAHDRILSEFGSGEADILVGTQLVAKGLDFPRVTLVGVVSADSTMLMPDFRSNERTFQLLTQVSGRAGRREKEGEVIIQVSNSKDDVLRFVGSHDYLGFYQKEIEVRRELSYPPFSRMVVLEFRGKDMPKTGDAAEKAARKIRKELPVIAVLGPAPAMIGRLLGKFRFQIVIKMSKQLDRATERLERVLDEIDFDLKRNYGNWVSFFADVDPATTM
- the larC gene encoding nickel pincer cofactor biosynthesis protein LarC, which codes for MRIAYFDTFAGIAGDMVLGAFVSSGVDVNRLRSEIARLNIGNVELRAEKVVRNGITATKVDVVVSGRVEKVDDLGPSLHENSHKHSKHHGDHEHGKSYLEIKHLIENSGLSDFVKSKSLAVFSKLAEAEAKIHDTTVDKIHFHEVGAADSIVDIVGAAICIEITGVESIYTSPIRLGSGGYIDARHGVLPVPAPAAIEILKDYPVIFNDIPFELTTPTGAAIVSALSNGVLKDRPIEIEKIGYGSGTRELGSLPNLLRLIIGQLKSELEEDHGVLVETNVDDINPQVIPFVIEKVLSLGATDAFVTPVIMKKGRPGFMLSVLIPETLLDRIAAEIFSQTTTLGLRIRNIRRMKVHREVKTVKTSFGDVQVKESNINGKKRISAEFEECKRISESKNIPLAEVMQRLNAELNRE
- a CDS encoding NAD(P)H-dependent glycerol-3-phosphate dehydrogenase, encoding MRVTVLGAGGWGTALSILLHDNGLAVTLWAYMEDYAKLLSSTRENTTYLHGVSIPKEIEITSDIEKAAAGAEVVVASIPSQFLRQQLENISDMDFRKKIFINTAKGIEATTFCTMSEVVQSTLNKCPAENYAVLSGPSHAEEVSRRMPTAIVAASHHRRSAEQVQKIFMNAYFRVYLNRDVKGVELCGALKNVIALAAGMSDGAGYGDNTKAALMTRGMVEITRLGETLGAHHKTFSGLAGMGDLIVTCMSRYSRNRFVGEQVAAGRKLDDVLDEIKMVAEGVPTAKAAHKLAERYDVEMPIMEQVYKVLFEGKDPQKAVRELMTRPGKDEY
- the plsY gene encoding glycerol-3-phosphate 1-O-acyltransferase PlsY; this encodes MFSLIIVVLLSYLLGSVPTSIIITKALKGIDIRNYGSGNAGGTNVIRVIGWGPGVFVILFDAMKGFLAAVVLSRLFYGNFPLDNATPFSDFTVVQIIAGISAILGHTWTVFAGFKGGKGIATAGGMLVGIAPIEVAIAAGVFAVVVASSRYVSLGSVSAAVAFPLAMFVRANVFDVATKYYHSMIFFSIAISGFLIYNHRANISRLLHGREHRLEKLRFFYRAKSHHPQPGSPTNLGK
- a CDS encoding pyridoxamine 5'-phosphate oxidase family protein, whose amino-acid sequence is MRRTDKEITDPNLLQDILINSQICRLGLVDNSEAYIVPVNYAFVDGYIYIHSASEGRKIEILKRNPKAAFEIEYPSETIRGEIPCKWGTRYRSVMGKGTIVIDDDIESKKNGFDALMRKYGAEFALVYDESALAKAVLLKLRIESLTGKQSGIW